A stretch of Anas acuta chromosome 3, bAnaAcu1.1, whole genome shotgun sequence DNA encodes these proteins:
- the LOC137855007 gene encoding interferon-induced very large GTPase 1-like, with amino-acid sequence MGSSLRIVYEALMDHSTGVIFGEELASVVEEARAFLEQVKTWEGTVDEKKLLMLLDFQQGLNNRTKNHSIWINICLSDKALQEFLVNTVSFYQKSSPENTTYIKSLLQRLLDPHIYSVRDFPRASFIMQWVFHKDHTLPQTHSISSLDDLSTTLLQMKEYIMEVTYAPATSVSAIHEAKMKATFTVSQSVSSLLQSLQQRAQEDIELLVLLVTTSTGYQVERRTFQCLLGCREINFMIQEMRIAHNDYQSLKEQDACRAQAFLLLTGLTITSENKKVTPEQKNDRLVFMKEKMKNTWSTEMKALLEKHNAFKDWERLERDLQSFIDGQLEDTSHKLKKDRITRHLEDAFQGMQPPSQCKPKSDSSKSKASQATASPELLNLLKRLGLERYYPRKMGTEDFHRIHQTSVHNSQPSKDSELPFYFLQRLLTVDYRVRYLTCKEASKPGAGPTPNTSAEEHEPSDSFDDFLSDLDKGAPESASRESHVHPMDLQMAIFHCADDFMRQYLSSKLAFCQFALPLLVPNPGTSQIEFPLWSLSQIKKSWKGMVRSGEETKISSHKNKLIYQAEMPIVSFLRIGSSPSSSKSQLLNALLSMKKHDTFFHRHCEGSTKDCFLMKGLVEISWYLPRGSDDDSFNGPVAFCNLHGDARDYEPQLQFLQEISAVNVVLVSELDQSNEKGRKILHDLWESQRPLVCLFTEKESIAAGRSGQNVRIGIKNRNEAELVGELTKTIRDLVEGSSMLVSLNACLSTARQRSFLVDEDAEACVTAKRTAIKLVNLLKKEKLSEIKSQLLPLQGKLWYLWCKKDKELTRLQEKRNKSIEHHRSQIESQKSAIRQEQLRKAFPLNQLMKTVLYFFQSQPDNTKKFFLQWMKIFMDDISSDHLNDLNREYHQLWSQILALKKNNENNNLKTQLMKKLDALSDEINDSSIGLEHILREVGQIYEALESTNSKEKWYVKLPEIAADLMVLGYPIELMDGDASYVPLQWIGAVFDRLIEKLGDKRVFVLSVLGIQSTGKSTLLNAMFGLQFNVSAGRCTRGAFMQLIQVDEKLQQDLNFDYLLVVDTEGLRAIEMANKQSLNHDNELATFVTGISNMTLINIFGENLSEMQDILQIALHAFLRMKQVNISLRFLFVHHVGEITAKEKNMEGQRRLQEKLDEMTVTAAQQEFCDITCFSDVIRFDVNTHIHYFAHLWEGNPPMAPPNPTYSQNVQELKSKILQAAKKESHSSVLRLSSLKVRISDLWNALLNENFVFSFKNSVEIAAYKKLETAFSQWTWQLRSHILDLQMKLENKVRNGKLGKVSTKHLEKLVQKRSDAITKNMETFFSEDRDREILIQWKSSTELKLKELRESLLVETRRKCEKLTELKKSQSKLDERKSEYENELLRKSRELALSLKGQKLSESELRNRFNSIWKQWVTEVSSAAPPQEEVDIDVDIENVLLDHFKEPNVVKQILNLYQNNIFSLDIEKHVSKKKGFRIFSKSLDDADVNNMHHITESIIMRVKANIEKKEKDKMDYSQTFIHEILKEVGKGMNSVPNTANYNFNKDYRIDLSLYLCRMAAERFKDMHTAFRKANDPVVYLESKREDFFKCFQISCQGDSCITTFTDFLCSKIAPALRHAIYEKTALDIARDVKDKIPDFGGNRSTLEYYMLKYLAEEEKFEKFMYYLNAPGDFLNNYIKTKVETYCLDKNRRLEMFLRECLSRYYESIKSAVFASTRVVKDRKDRKDQISLWLDEFCRALGDVLSLPRSDLKGIEHQEITDVEFLNNAMTEALSPIMYDLRKEFEEARMSSFERQPHTILAEQFAGCQEQCPFCGAVCTNTMPNHDGDHRVVFHRPQVLRGLIWYEIRGSKCHKTDNLITDICSSLVSSDCTFVVGEDTWIPYKKYRDAGHPYSTWSIPPDPSMQAYWKWFVSSFRTQLEQCYNGKFHGKGEIPASWHTVTKQNALAELEKC; translated from the coding sequence ATGGGCAGCAGCCTCAGGATTGTCTATGAAGCGCTAATGGACCACAGCACCGGTGTGATCTTTGGAGAGGAACTGGCCAGTGTCGTAGAAGAGGCCAGAGCTTTCCTGGAGCAAGTGAAGACCTGGGAGGGGACAGTGGATGAAAAGAAACTGCTCATGTTGCTAGATTTTCAACAGGGTCTGAATAACAGAACAAAGAATCACAGCATCTGGATCAACATATGTCTGTCAGACAAAGCATTGCAGGAGTTCCTGGTGaacactgtttctttttacCAGAAGTCTTCTCCGGAAAACACCACCTACATCAAATCTCTGCTGCAGCGCCTGCTGGATCCTCACATCTATTCTGTCAGGGACTTCCCCAGGGCTTCCTTCATTATGCAATGGGTCTTCCACAAGGATCACACACTTCCCCAAACTCACAGTATTTCCAGTCTTGATGATCTCAGTACGACACTGCTGCAAATGAAGGAGTACATCATGGAAGTCACCTACGCACCGGCAACTTCTGTATCTGCCATTCATGAGGCAAAGATGAAAGCCACCTTCACTGTAAGCCAGTCTGTTTCTTCCTTGCTCCAGTCTCTGCAGCAAAGGGCACAGGAAGACATAGAACTCTTAGTGCTCTTAGTTACAACCAGCACGGGATACCAAGTAGAAAGAAGAACTTTTCAGTGCCTCCTTGGGTGTcgagaaattaatttcatgatACAGGAAATGCGCATTGCACATAACGACTATCAGAGCCTGAAGGAACAGGATGCTTGCAGAGCTCaggccttcctgctgctgacgGGGCTCACCATAACATCCGAAAACAAGAAGGTGACCCCTGAGCAGAAGAATGACCGCTtagttttcatgaaagaaaagatgaaaaacacatgGTCCACAGAGATGAAAGCTCTCCTTGAAAAGCACAATGCATTCAAAGACTGGGAGAGGCTGGAAAGAGATTTGCAATCCTTCATCGATGGGCAACTGGAGGACACATCTCACAAACTGAAGAAAGACAGAATAACCAGACACCTGGAAGATGCTTTTCAAGGCATGCAGCCTCCCAGTCAGTGCAAACCCAAATCAGACAGCAGCAAATCCAAAGCAAGTCAAGCCACTGCAAGCCCAGAGCTCCTCAACTTACTTAAGCGCCTCGGGCTGGAAAGGTACTATCCAAGAAAAATGGGCACAGAAGATTTCCACAGAATACACCAGACATCTGTACACAACAGCCAGCCCAGCAAGGACAGCGAGCTACCATTTTACTTCCTGCAAAGGCTCCTGACCGTGGATTATCGGGTGAGGTACCTGACTTGCAAGGAGGCGAGTAAGCCAGGAGCTGGGCCCACACCAAACACCTCAGCAGAGGAGCACGAGCCCTCTGATTCCTTTGATGACTTTCTCAGTGACTTGGACAAAGGAGCCCCTGAATCTGCAAGCAGGGAGAGTCATGTGCACCCCATGGACCTCCAGATGGcaatttttcattgtgctgatGATTTCATGAGACAGTACCTTTCATCAAAGCTCGCTTTCTGCCAGTTTGCACTACCCCTCCTGGTACCAAACCCGGGCACTTCACAGATAGAGTTCCCTCTCTGGTCCCTCAGCCAAATCaagaagagctggaaagggATGGTGAGATCGGGAGAGGAGACGAAGATTAGCagtcacaaaaacaaactcatttatCAGGCAGAGATGCCCATCGTGTCCTTCCTCCGCATCGgcagctctccttcctcttccaagtCTCAGCTCCTGAATGCCCTGCTGAGCATGAAAAAACACGACACTTTTTTCCACCGCCATTGCGAAGGCAGCACCAAAGACTGCTTCCTGATGAAAGGTCTTGTGGAGATCTCCTGGTACCTTCCTCGTGGTAGCGACGACGACAGCTTTAACGGCCCTGTTGCTTTCTGTAACCTGCACGGAGATGCGAGAGATTATGAACCCCAGCTGCAGTTTTTACAGGAGATCTCTGCCGTGAACGTGGTTCTTGTTTCTGAGTTGGATCAGAGCaatgagaaaggcaggaaaatttTACATGATCTGTGGGAGTCTCAGAGGCCTTTGGTTTGCCTTTTCACTGAGAAAGAGAGCATTGCAGCTGGCCGATCTGGCCAAAACGTAAGAATAGGGatcaagaacagaaatgaagcagaattagTGGGTGAGCTGACAAAAACCATCCGAGACCTAGTGGAAGGGTCGAGCATGCTTGTTAGCCTCAATGCATGCCTGAGCACAGCTCGCCAGCGCAGCTTCTTAGTCGATGAAGATGCAGAAGCGTGTGTGACAGCCAAAAGAACGGCAATCAAACTGGTGAATCTGTTGAAGAAGGAGAAGTTGTCTGAGATCAAATCACAGCTACTGCCTCTTCAGGGAAAACTGTGGTACCTGTGGTgtaaaaaggacaaagaactCACTCGcttgcaggaaaaaaggaacaagagCATAGAGCATCATCGGAGCCAAATTGAATCGCAGAAGTCTGCAATACGACAAGAGCAACTAAGGAAAGCGTTTCCCCTCAATCAGCTGATGAAAACAGTCCTTTACTTTTTCCAGTCACAGCCAGACAATACCaagaaattctttctgcagTGGATGAAGATCTTCATGGACGACATCTCCTCTGATCACCTTAATGATCTGAACAGAGAGTATCATCAGTTATGGTCTCAAATCCtggcattaaagaaaaacaatgaaaataacaacCTGAAAACTCAATTGATGAAGAAATTAGATGCCCTTTCTGATGAAATCAATGATTCATCCATTGGCCTTGAGCATATTTTGAGAGAGGTGGGGCAGATTTATGAGGCACTGGAATCAACAAACTCCAAAGAAAAATGGTATGTCAAACTACCTGAAATTGCTGCTGATCTGATGGTTTTAGGGTATCCCATTGAGCTGATGGATGGTGATGCTTCTTATGTACCACTGCAATGGATTGGAGCCGTCTTTGACAGGTTAATTGAGAAGCTAGGGGACAAGCGAGTATTTGTGCTTTCCGTGCTTGGCATCCAGAGCACAGGGAAGTCAACCCTGCTGAATGCCATGTTTGGTCTACAGTTTAACGTCAGCGCAGGAAGGTGCACCcggggagcgtttatgcagctcATTCAAGTGGACGAGAAGCTCCAACAGGATTTGAACTTTGATTACCTGCTCGTTGTTGACACAGAAGGACTTCGTGCCATAGAGATGGCCAATAAGCAGTCACTTAACCACGACAATGAGCTGGCCACCTTTGTCACTGGCATCAGCAACATGACTCTGATCAACATCTTTGGAGAAAATCTTTCGGAAATGCAAGACATCCTTCAGATTGCATTGCATGCTTTCCTGAGGATGAAGCAAGTTAATATTTCCCTACGCTTCCTCTTTGTGCATCACGTGGGTGAAataactgcaaaggaaaagaacatgGAAGGACAAAGACGTCTGCAGGAAAAGCTGGATGAAATGACCGTGACCGCGGCCCAGCAGGAATTCTGTGACATCACCTGCTTCAGCGACGTCATCCGCTTTGACGTGAACACCCACATTCATTACTTTGCTCACCTGTGGGAAGGAAACCCACCGATGGCACCGCCCAACCCCACCTACAGCCAGAACGTCCAGGaattaaagagcaaaattctCCAAGCTGCCAAGAAGGAATCGCACAGCAGCGTTTTGAGGCTCTCCAGCTTGAAAGTTCGTATTAGTGACCTGTGGAATGCCCTGCTGaatgaaaactttgttttcagcttcaagAATTCAGTGGAGATTGCTGCCTACAAGAAACTGGAAACTGCATTTAGTCAGTGGACCTGGCAGCTGAGAAGTCACATCTTAGACTtgcaaatgaaactggaaaacaaggTGCGGAATGGGAAGTTGGGCAAGGTCAGCACAAAACACCTTGAAAAACTGGTGCAAAAGAGAAGTGATGCCATCACCAAGAACATGGAAACATTCTTCAGTGAAGACAGAGACCGTGAAATACTGATCCAgtggaaaagcagcacagaactgAAGCTGAAAGAACTGAGAGAGTCCCTTCTTGTTGAAACGCGAAGGAAGTGTGAGAAACTTACAGAACTAAAGAAGAGCCAGAGTAAACTGGATGAGAGGAAGTCTGAATATGAAAACGAGCTCctgagaaagagcagagagTTGGCCCTGTCTCTAAAAGGCCAGAAATTAAGTGAAAGTGAATTGAGAAACCGCTTCAATTCTATCTGGAAGCAGTGGGTTACTGAAGtgtcctctgctgctccccctcAGGAAGAGGTGGACATCGATGTGGACATAGAAAATGTCCTTCTAGATCACTTTAAGGAGCCTAATGTAGTAAAACAAATATTGAATTTATAccaaaataacatattttctctTGACATAGAGAAACATGTGTCTAAGAAAAAAGGCTTCCGCATCTTTTCTAAGAGTTTGGACGATGCCGATGTGAACAACATGCACCACATTACAGAGAGCATCATAATGCGTGTGAAGGCAAACattgagaagaaggaaaaggacaaaatggaTTACAGTCAAacttttattcatgaaatacTAAAAGAAGTGGGGAAAGGTATGAACTCTGTTCCTAACACTGCAAATTacaattttaataaagattacAGAATAGATTTATCACTGTACCTGTGCAGAATGGCAGCAGAAAGGTTTAAAGACATGCACACAGCattcaggaaagcaaatgatCCAGTCGTCTACCtggagagcaagagagaagacttctttaaatgtttccagATTTCCTGCCAAGGAGACTCTTGTATCACAACATTTACTGATTTCCTGTGCAGCAAGATTGCCCCAGCTCTTCGACACGCAATCTATGAGAAGACAGCTCTTGACATAGCTCGAGACGTGAAGGATAAAATTCCAGATTTTGGAGGCAATAGATCCACTCTGGAATATTACATGCTGAAATACctagcagaagaagaaaaatttgaaaaattcatGTATTATCTTAATGCCCCAGgagactttttaaataattacattaagaCAAAAGTTGAGACGTACTGTTTAGATAAGAACAGAAGGCTAGAGATGTTTTTAAGAGAATGCCTCTCTCGTTACTATGAAAGCATAAAGTCAGCTGTTTTTGCATCAACCAGGGTtgtcaaagacagaaaagacagaaaggatcAAATCTCTCTTTGGCTGGATGAATTCTGCAGAGCACTTGGAGATGTGCTAAGCTTGCCCAGGAGCGACCTGAAGGGCATTGAACATCAGGAGATAACAGACGTAGAGTTCCTGAATAATGCCATGACAGAAGCACTGTCTCCCATTATGTATGATCTCAGGAAAGAGTTTGAAGAAGCTCGTATGAGCTCCTTTGAAAGGCAGCCTCACACAATACTGGCTGAGCAGTTTGCAGGGTGCCAGGAGCAGTGTCCATTTTGTGGGGCTGTTTGCACTAACACTATGCCAAACCATGACGGAGACCACCGGGTTGTCTTCCATCGTCCGCAAGTTTTGAGAGGATTAATATGGTATGAAATCAGAGGATCTAAATGTCATAAAACAGACAACCTAATCACTGATATTTGTTCTAGCCTTGTTTCAAGTGACTGCACATTTGTGGTTGGTGAAGACACATGGATCCCCTACAAGAAATACCGGGATGCAGGACATCCCTATTCCACTTGGAGCATTCCTCCTGACCCATCCATGCAAGCATACTGGAAATGGTTTGTGTCTTCTTTCAGGACACAGCTAGAACAATGCTACAATGGGAAATTTCATGGCAAAGGAGAAATCCCTGCTTCATGGCACACAGTTACAAAGCAGAATGCACTCGCTGAACTGGAGAAATGTTAG